From the genome of Thiovibrio frasassiensis:
CTGGCCGAAAGGGCTGGGATTGAGACAGGCGCCCGCTTTTGGGCCTATGCCAGCTTCAGCTGGATGGGATTGCTTTTCCTCTTCATCAGCCTTGCCGCCGCCCTTGATCTGATCACCCTTGCCATTCAGGCTGGGGAAAAGATGCTAAAAAGAAAACTTTGCCAGACACCGATTTCGCCGCGCCAGGTTCTTGCGCTCCAGGCCATATTGGTATTTGCCCTTTACAGCTATGGGCTCTTTGAAGCCGGGGATATCCGGCTTGAACACCTCGAGATCGTCAGCCCAAAAATTAGCGCCAGCACCGGCAGGATTCGAATTGCTCAGATCTCGGATGTGCATCTGGGGCTCATTATCCGGGAGGCTCGGCTCAAAAGGATTATCGCCCGCATGGAAGAGGCACGGCCCGATATCCTGGTCGCCACCGGCGATCTGGTCGACGGACAGCTCAACCACCTCACCACGGAAACGTCTCTGCTGGGGGCGGTCAAACCGCGCCTGGGCAAATTCGCCATTACCGGCAACCACGAATTCTACGCCGGGCTGCAGGATGCCCTGGCTTTTACGAAAGCAGCAGGCTTTACCATGCTGCGCCATCAGGGGATGGTCATCGGCACCATCAATTTTGTCGGAGTGGATGACCCTGCAGTCAAATCAATCGGCAAGGAGCATGCTGCGTCGGAGCACGAGCTTCTTGCTGCCATGCCCAAGGAAAACTTTACCGTCCTGCTGAAACATCGGCCGGATATCGCGCCGGAAAGCCTGGGGCTGTTTGATCTTCAGCTTTCCGGTCACACCCATAAGGGGCAGATATTCCCCTTCAACCTCCTCACCTGGTTTTTTTATCCGCAACGGGGCGGCCGGGTCACTCAGTTGAACAGCGGCCTTCTCTATCTGAGCCGAGGCACCGGTACCTGGGGCCCGCCCATTCGCTTCCTGGCGCCGCCGGAGGTGACCATCATCGATCTGGTGCCTGGCAAATAAAAAAACATCCCCCTATCCCCCTTCTTTTTCCGCCCGACAACAAAACCCTACAGAACCAGTTGACGCACCCCCTCATTTTTCCCTAGAGTAAAGAGAGCATTCGTTTTTTTCCCGCCGAACCTGCCCTGTAGGGAGGCGGCACGAAAAAACTGCCTGCAAACCCTTGAGGGAGAAAACTCTTGCTACCTTCCCAGCCGCCCAAAAACCAACTCAAGCAGTTTGAAACCCTCCGCAAGGAGCTGAAAAAGATCGTCCTCGACCAGGACGACGCCATCGACGAGGTGGTGGACGCCTTCATTCACCTGGCCTTCCGCCCACCCAAGGAGGCGCCGCCCAAGGCGATCTTCACCTTTCTCGGCCCGCCGGGTGTGGGCAAGATCTATCTGGCCCGGGTTCTCTGCCGCATGCTCAAGGAGTATGACGGCTTCAAACGTTTTGATCTGGAACGGTACAGCGACCCGGAAAGCGCGGACCAGCTCCTCGCCCCCCAGGTGATCGGCGAGGAAATCCAGGAAGGCGAACTGATCCGCTTTCTCCGCGCCACCCCCCGGGCCATCATCCTCTTTGAGTCCATTGAAATGGCAAGCAACCAGTTGCAGATGGCGCTGCTCGAGCTGATTACCAAAGAGGAGCCGGACAACGGCATCAACTGCCGGGAGGTGATCGTGATCTTCACCTCCACCCTGGGCAGCACCCTTTACCAGGGCAAGGAATTCCTCTCCACCTTCCGGCGCAACAAAACCCGGGCCCAAAGCCTGATCATGGAGGCCATGGCCAAGGAAAAGAAGGTGGCGGGCGATGTGATCCAAGAGGCGATCGCGCCCAAGCTTCTCACCACCCTGGCCCAAAACTACATCATCCTTTTCAACCGGCTGGGCATGAACGCCATGGTCCGCATCGGCACGGATTCCCTGGCGCAGGTGGGCGAATATTTCCGGCAAAAAGGAATTACCCTTGAATTCCCCGAGCTCAAGGGGCTGGTCACCCTCCTGGTCCTCTCCCTGGGCCCGGCGATCACGGCAAAAAAGGTAAAACAGAAGCTGCCCGACGAGGTGCTCTTCAAGATCACTCGCACTCTGCGGCAATTGCCGAGCTCCCCGAGCAAAATCATCTTCAAACTCACCAAGAAGGCAGAAGCCTCGCTTCACAAGCTCACGGAGGCAGGCGACCAGCTCCTGCCCCTCATCTACAAAAATAATCAGACCGTGGAGCTGACCTGGAAGGAATACCTGCGGGGGGAAACCCTCATCTTCAGCCTGGCCAAGGCGGAACCCCGTTCGCTGCCCATGGGCAAGGGGCTGTTGCGCAGCGAGCGGCCGGCCATTGAGTTTTCCGAGATCGGTTTTGAGAACATCGCCGGCAATCGCCAGACCAAAACGACCCTGAAGCAGATCATCAACACCCTGAAAAAACCCGAACTGGTAAAGAAATTTTCCATCAGTATGCCCAAGGGCATGCTGCTCTATGGTCCTCCTGGCGTAGGAAAAACCTTGCTGGGCAAAGCCTTTGCCCGGGAGGCCGGCCGGCCCTACATCTATGTCTCCCGCACCGAGCTCTTTGATTCCGAATACATCCGCTTGGTCTATCTCAAGGCGCGGGAATATGCGCCCAGCATCGTTTTTCTCGACGGCATCGACGTCAAGGGCTTGATGGAGGGGATGCTGACCGGGGTGCCTGCCGACCAGATCGCCCTTGAAATTGACGCCCTTTCCGACGAGCCGGAGGAGTCGGTGTTCACCGTGGTCACGGCGGTGAGCCGGGAGGAGGTGCCGCCGCTGCTCATCGAACCGGACCGCATCGACACCTTTGTCGAGGCGCCGGAACTGGACCGGGAGGCTCGACGCTTCTTCGTCGAGCAGATTCTGAAAAAGCCCAATAACGGCAAGATCGACGTGGACAAGGTGGTGCGCTACATCTCGGGGATGAACGGCTACGAATTGCAGCGCATCGGCAAGGAGGCCTCCCTCCACGCCATCCGCCACGGCTTGAAATGCATCAGCGAGGAGATCCTCATCGAGCAGATCAACATCATCAAGTACGGCTCCAAGCTCGAAAAAACCCATATCCGCAACCTGGAGGAAGACCTGCGCATGACCGCTTTCCACGAAGCCGGACATGCGGTCCTCTCCTACCTGCTGCTCCCCAATACCAAAATCGAGCAGGTGACCATTGCCCCGCGCTTGCGGGTTCTGGGCTTCATCTCCTACAGCTTCGAGGATTTCCCCAGCAACCTCTCGAAAGAGGAGGTGTTCAACAACATCTGCGTGCTCATGGCGGGAAGAATGGCAAGCATGAAAAAATTCGGCGCCAAGGGCATGGACACCGGCGCAGCCAGCGATCTGGAAGAAGCGACACACCAGGCCTACACCGCCATCGCCAACCTGGGCATGGACGAGGAGCTGGGCTTTGTCCACACCGACACCTTAAGCCGCAACGTGAACAAACAGCTCTTCCGGGAGGTGGTGGAACGCCAGGTCCGCCTCTGGATCGACAAGGCCACGCGCAAGGCAGGGGAAATGATTGAGGCAAACTGGCAACAGATAGAGACCCTGGCCAATATCCTGATCCGCCAGGAGATTGTGGATGGCGGGGAGCTGGAAAAGATTATGCAGAAGAAAAGGGGCGCCAAGTAGGACAGACTTGTAAAAAATATGTTCGTGACACACGGGAAGTAAGCCTGAAGACTCCGTAAACAAATCTGATTACCAAGCAGCTTCGGGAGCCAGAGAAATACGCTGTCTCCTGTGTCCCTCGCCGCGTGATCAAGTCACACTGCTGTCCCGCCGCTGGCGGGATGCCCGGAGTTTATGCCCTGCGGGGACTCCTCGATACTGCCGGGAGGTTTGCAAACTCGCGGAGTTTATGCCCATTCGGGGACCTCAAACAGTGCAAACTCCTTTTTCGGCAGCCTCTCCGGTGCTCGGCTGCGTGCCAATGGGATTTTAACTGCGATGAAAGCAAAGGATAAAAACACCATGCACCGCATTCTTGTCACCGGCGCAACCGGCCAGATCGGTTCGGAACTCGTCCCGGCCCTGCGCGCCCGCTACGGCGCAGCCAATGTTATCGCGGTGGGGCACAAAAAAAACCCGGCGTCGGAATTGCGCGAGAATGGCCCCTATGCCGCCTTGGACATCCGCGAGCGCAACGCACTTGCCGAGCTGGTCGAGCGGGAACGGATCGACACCATCTACCACCTGGCCGCCCTGCTCTCCGCCACGGCCGAGGCAGATCCCCAGCTCGCCTGGGAGATCAACATGGGCGGCCTGCTCAATGTGCTGGAGGTGGCCCGCCTCGCCCATTGCGGAGTCTTTCACCCCAGCTCCATCGGCGCCTTCGGCCCCTCAACCCCCCGCGACCATACCCCGCAGGTGACCATCCAGCGGCCCAACACCATGTACGGAGTGACCAAGGTAAGCGGCGAGCTCCTCTGCGACTATTATCACCACCGCTATGGCTTGGACACCCGGGGCATCCGCTTTCCCGGCCTCATCTCCCACAAGACCCAGCCCGGCGGCGGCACCACCGATTATGCGGTGGAGATCTTTGCCGCCGCCCTGAGCCAAAAACAATACACCTGCTTCCTGCAACAGGGCACCCGGTTGGATATGATGTACATGCCCGACGCCATCCGGGCGGCCATGGAGATCATGGAAGCCGAACCGGCAAGGCTGCACCATCGCAACGCCTACAACCTCACAGCCATGAGCTTTGCCCCGGAAACGCTGGGGGCGGAAATTGGACTGCATATCCCGGGCTTTACCATCTCCTATCAACCGGACCCCGTTCGCCAGGCCATTGCCGATTCCTGGCCCAACAGCCTGGACGACAGCGCCGCCCGCGCGGACTGGGACTGGCGGCCCCGATATGGCCTGCGCGAAATGACCAGGGAAATGCTTGGTGCCCTCTCCGCTAAGGAAAGCCGGGAAAGCCGACCATTCCACCAACAAGGAGGAGGCCAATGAGCCTTGAAAAGATCAGGCCGCAGTTTGCCGACACGCTCGCCGCCCTGGACAAACAAGCGACCCGCAAGGGCCACGAACGGGCGCTCACCGCCATCAGACCGGCCCGGGCAGACTTTGGCCCCCGCTGCCTTCTGGTCGGCTACGGTGACCGGGAGTTTCTCCGGCTGAACTCCAACTCCTATCTCGGCCTCTCCCTCCATCCGGAGGTGATTGGAGCGGCAGAGGAGGCGGCGCGCCGTTTCGGCGCAGGCCCGGGGGCGGTGCGCTTTATCAGCGGCACCTGCCTTTCCCATACGGAACTGGAAGAAAAACTGGCCCGGTTCCACGACCGCGAGGCAGGGATGCTCATGAGCTCCGCCTATGCCACGGTGATGGGGGTGCTGCCCCAGCTGATCACGGAAGAAACCCTGGTGGTGAGCGACGCCTTGAACCACAACTGCATCATCAACGCTATCCGCTTGGCAAAGCCAGCGGCCAAGGCGATATACCGCCATCTGGATATGGCGGATCTCACCGTCAAACTTGCGGAATTCCGGGGCAAGGTCAGGAGGGTGGTCGTGGTCACCGACGGCGTCTTCAGCATGCGGGGCGACCACGCGCCGCTGGCCGAGTTGAGCAGCTTGTGCGCCGAGCTGGAAGACAGCTTTCCCGAGGGGATCATCACCGTGGCCGACGACTCGCACGGGGTCGGGGTCTTTGGCCCCAGCGGCCGCGGTTGCGAGGAATATACCCGCGGCCGGGTGGATATTCTGATCGGTACCCTGGGCAAGGCTTTCGGCGTCAACGGCGGTTATATGGTGGGGGATGCTCTTTTTCGCGATTACCTGCGGGAAACCGCACCCTTCTATATCTACTCAAACCCCATCACCCCGGCGGAGGCTGCGGCCGCCGGCAAGGCGCTGGATATTCTCACCGGGAGCGAAGGGGGATTCCTGCTGGAAAAATTGCGGGGCTTACGGAAATTCTTTACCGATGGACTTACCGCTCTCGACTATGCGAGCATCAACGGCGACCACCCCATCGTCCCCCTCATGCTCCGCGACACCGCAAAAACCACACAGTTGGTGAACCACCTCTTTGCCCACGACATCCTTGCCACCGGCCTTTGCTACCCGGTGGTTCCCAAGGGGGACGAAGAAATCCGCTTCCAGCTCAACGCCAGCCACACCACAAAGGATCTCGAATGTGTCCTTGCAGCATTACAATCATTTCGCGACACCCCGTAGCCAGTGGCAAAAAAAAGCGGCTGGCCTCTTTTCGTAGAGCCTCGGCCGCTCACCCTTTGATCACCGCCAGGGGACGCAACTCCACCAAGACCTCCACCAGATCCAACTGATTTTCGATCACCGCATCGATGTCCTTATAGGCGCCAGCCGCTTCTTCCAGATCGCTGACGGAACGGATGGCATGGATAATCCCCTGATCGTCCAGACGCTTCTTCTCCCGCTCCAGATCCAGCTGCCGCTGGGCCTGCTTGCGGCCCATCTTCCGCCCGGCCCCATGGGCGCAGGACTCAAAACTTTCCTTGTTGCCCTTGCCCCGCACAATATAGCTGGGCGTGCCCTGGGAGCCGGGGACAATACCGATCTCGCCAACCTGGGCCCGGGTCGCCCCTTTGCGATGGACCATGACATTTTTGCCGAAATGGACTTCCATGGCCGCATAGTTATGGGCAATATTGATCATCGGCTCAAAGAACACCGGCTGCACCACGGAGAGCACCGCCTCCTTGACCCGCTCCATCATCATCTTCCGATTGGCATAGGCGAATTCCACGCAAAAACGCATTTCATGCAGATAGATCTGCCCGGCCGCACTGCTGATGGGCAAAAAAGCCAGCTGCCAGTTCGGCGGGATCTTGGAGCCCCATTGCCTGTTCAGCTCCATGGCCAAGCGGTTGTAGTAATTGGCCACCTTAAAGCCGAGATTGCGGCTGCCGGAATGCACCATCAGCCAGACATGGCCGTCATTGCCCTTCTGGATTTCGATGAAATGGTTCCCCCCGCCCAGGGTGCCGAGTTGGGTCAGGGCGCTTTGATATTCCCGGGCAATAACCGTCAACTCATCGAGGGGGATCGCGCTCTTGGGCATGAGGCTGCGGTCCTGCCCCCTTTTATGATGCTTGAAGCCTAAAGGAATGGTTCTTCTGATCTCGGTCAAGACCCCCTTCAATTGTTCCGTGGACAAGGTGGCAAGCGAGGTCCGCACCGCACACATGCCGCAACCGATATCGACCCCGACCGCATTGGGGATCACCACCTCTTCCGAGGCCATGACCCCGCCGATGGGCATGCCATACCCCTGATGGGCATCCGGCATCACGGCAACATGTTTGAAGACAAAGGGAAGATTGGCGAGATTTTTCGCCTGGGCAAAGGCGCCGGCATCGATATCGTCGAGCCAGAGCTTGATCTTGGTTTTTTCCGAGGTAATTATCTGTTTCATTGTTCCGCCTCCCTGTGTTGCGCGCACGATGATGGCAGGATCAATTCACCTTACTGAAAACAGTTTGTCTCTAATTTATAATTTAGTCTTCCGCGCGGAGATCCGCAAAGCGAAATAAACGACCCCCCAGCCACAAGAAGGTATTGCCCTAATATCACACATACTATTTGTTTCGCCCAGAAGCCCGACATGACGGAGATTTCCACCGGACAATCTCCTTGACAGAGAGTCGCGATACGAATATAAACTAAACAAGAATAATTACTACCTGGACCCGGCGCACCCATGGCGAAAAAACTTCCGCAAACAAACCTCGAACAAAAACTGCGCGCCTTTGAGCAGGCCTGTCGCAAGGTCGGCCTCAAGCTGACCCATCAGCGGCTGGAAATCTTTCGCGAGCTTGCCGTGGCCTGCGACCATCCTTCGGCAGAAACGCTTTACAAAAGGCTACAAAAAAGGATGCCCACCCTCTCCCTTGATACCGTGTACCGGACCCTGGCTACCTTTGAAAAACACCACCTCATCACCAAGGTGGAAACCGTGGAAAGCCAGGCCCGTTTCGAGGCCGACATGGATCTCCACCACCATGCCATCTGCCGGCAATGCGGGGCCATCACCGATTTCAACTGGAATTCCTTTGATGCGGTGCAACTGCCCAAGGAAATCTCCGGCTGGGGCCGGATTGATAAGAAGAATATCACCCTGCATGGGATTTGCGGAAAGTGCGCAAATGGCGGCCGAGCGAAGTGAAACATTTTTTTTGGTTTTCAAATAGGAATAATTCTGAGATAGTTTATGTTATTAAAAAGGTATCTGAAAAATAAGCCGGCTTTCGTCCGGTTCAGCTTCACTGCAAAAATCAGCTATGATACGATATTAAAAATCAACATCAGGGAGGAGCACCATGGCAAACCGAACAACGATCATAACCACCAGCGACACCAATCCCATGACCGATATCAGAATTCCCTGTCGGCTGAGCCTCGGAGAGGGTTGTCGCGCCAAGCCTATCACCTGATTGAAAAGCTGGCCCACTGGAAGTGATACACTAAAAACACCGTGAGTAAGCGCAAACAATACAAGGGGGAAATCTTATGACCGAACCAAGCAAGTGCCCGGTAACGGGCAAAACCAGCAAACAAGTAGCCGGCGGTGGCACCTCGAACCGGGATTGGTGGCCGAACCAATTGAACCTTCATATACTGCACCAGCATTCCGCCAAGTCCAATCCGCTGGGCGAGGAGTTTACCTACGCAAAGGAATTCAAGAAGCTCAACCTGAAGGCCATAAAAAAGGACCTCTACAGGCTGATGACCGACTCCCAGGAATGGTGGCCGGCCGATTGGGGACATTACGGGGGGCTCTTCATCCGCATGGCCTGGCACAGCGCGGGCACCTACCGCATGGGCGATGGCCGCGGCGGGGCCGGGTCCGGCAACCAGCGCCTGGCGCCGCTCAACAGCTGGCCGGACAATGTGAACCTCGACAAGGCGCGTCGCCTGTTGTGGCCGATCAAGCAGAAATACGGCAACAAGATCTCCTGGGCAGATCTGATGATCCTCACCGGCAACTGCGCCCTGGAGTCCATGGGATTCAAGACCTTCGGCTTCGGCGGTGGTCGCGAGGACATCTGGGAGCCGGAAGAGGACATCTACTGGGGCAGCGAGGACACCTGGCTCGGCGACAAGCGCTACTCCGGGGATCGGGACCTCGAAAACCCACTTGCCGCCGTGCAGATGGGCCTCATCTACGTGAACCCGGAAGGGCCGAACGGTACGCCGGATCCGGTCGCCTCGGGCCGTGACGTGCGCGAAACCTTCGCCCGCATGGCGATGAACGACGAAGAAACGGTCGCCCTGGTCGCCGGCGGCCATACCTTCGGCAAATGCCACGGCGCCGGCCCTGCCTCTAAGGTGGGTCCCGAACCCGAAGGCGCTCCCCTTGAACAACAGGGGCTCGGCTGGCAGAGCAGCTTCGGCAGCGGCAAGGGCGGCGATACGATCAGCAGCGGCATCGAGGGAGCCTGGAAGCCGAACCCGACCACCTGGGACATGGGTTATCTGAAGGTGCTGCTCAAGTACGAGTATGAACTGGTCAAGAGCCCGGCCGGCGCGCATCAGTGGCTGGCCAAGGACGTGGCCGCAGAGGACATGGTGGCCGACGCGCATGATCCGTCCAAGAAGCACCGGCCGATGATGACCACGGCGGATCTCTCGCTGAAGTTCGACCCGATCTACGCGCCCATCGCGCAGCGCTACCTGGCCAACCCTCAGGAGTTCGCGGACGCCTTTGCCCGGGCGTGGTTCAAGCTGACCCACCGCGACATGGGCCCGCGCTCGCGCTATCTCGGCCCGGAGGTCCCGGCGGAGGAACTGATCTGGCAGGATCCGGTACCCGCTGCCGAGCATAAGCCGATCACCGCCAAGGACATCGCGGACCTCAAGGGTAAGATTCTTGCTTCGGGGTTGTCGATCTCCCAACTGGTCTCTTGCGCCTGGGCGTCGGCCTCCACCTTCCGCGGGTCCGACAAGCGCGGCGGTGCCAACGGGGCGCGCATTCGCCTTGCCCCG
Proteins encoded in this window:
- a CDS encoding metallophosphoesterase, translated to MIRFLLVYLSIYPLVHYYAFRKIKKAFPLGRIATLCISLFMATMIAAPIMVRLAERAGIETGARFWAYASFSWMGLLFLFISLAAALDLITLAIQAGEKMLKRKLCQTPISPRQVLALQAILVFALYSYGLFEAGDIRLEHLEIVSPKISASTGRIRIAQISDVHLGLIIREARLKRIIARMEEARPDILVATGDLVDGQLNHLTTETSLLGAVKPRLGKFAITGNHEFYAGLQDALAFTKAAGFTMLRHQGMVIGTINFVGVDDPAVKSIGKEHAASEHELLAAMPKENFTVLLKHRPDIAPESLGLFDLQLSGHTHKGQIFPFNLLTWFFYPQRGGRVTQLNSGLLYLSRGTGTWGPPIRFLAPPEVTIIDLVPGK
- a CDS encoding AAA family ATPase → MLPSQPPKNQLKQFETLRKELKKIVLDQDDAIDEVVDAFIHLAFRPPKEAPPKAIFTFLGPPGVGKIYLARVLCRMLKEYDGFKRFDLERYSDPESADQLLAPQVIGEEIQEGELIRFLRATPRAIILFESIEMASNQLQMALLELITKEEPDNGINCREVIVIFTSTLGSTLYQGKEFLSTFRRNKTRAQSLIMEAMAKEKKVAGDVIQEAIAPKLLTTLAQNYIILFNRLGMNAMVRIGTDSLAQVGEYFRQKGITLEFPELKGLVTLLVLSLGPAITAKKVKQKLPDEVLFKITRTLRQLPSSPSKIIFKLTKKAEASLHKLTEAGDQLLPLIYKNNQTVELTWKEYLRGETLIFSLAKAEPRSLPMGKGLLRSERPAIEFSEIGFENIAGNRQTKTTLKQIINTLKKPELVKKFSISMPKGMLLYGPPGVGKTLLGKAFAREAGRPYIYVSRTELFDSEYIRLVYLKAREYAPSIVFLDGIDVKGLMEGMLTGVPADQIALEIDALSDEPEESVFTVVTAVSREEVPPLLIEPDRIDTFVEAPELDREARRFFVEQILKKPNNGKIDVDKVVRYISGMNGYELQRIGKEASLHAIRHGLKCISEEILIEQINIIKYGSKLEKTHIRNLEEDLRMTAFHEAGHAVLSYLLLPNTKIEQVTIAPRLRVLGFISYSFEDFPSNLSKEEVFNNICVLMAGRMASMKKFGAKGMDTGAASDLEEATHQAYTAIANLGMDEELGFVHTDTLSRNVNKQLFREVVERQVRLWIDKATRKAGEMIEANWQQIETLANILIRQEIVDGGELEKIMQKKRGAK
- a CDS encoding L-threonine 3-dehydrogenase translates to MHRILVTGATGQIGSELVPALRARYGAANVIAVGHKKNPASELRENGPYAALDIRERNALAELVERERIDTIYHLAALLSATAEADPQLAWEINMGGLLNVLEVARLAHCGVFHPSSIGAFGPSTPRDHTPQVTIQRPNTMYGVTKVSGELLCDYYHHRYGLDTRGIRFPGLISHKTQPGGGTTDYAVEIFAAALSQKQYTCFLQQGTRLDMMYMPDAIRAAMEIMEAEPARLHHRNAYNLTAMSFAPETLGAEIGLHIPGFTISYQPDPVRQAIADSWPNSLDDSAARADWDWRPRYGLREMTREMLGALSAKESRESRPFHQQGGGQ
- a CDS encoding aminotransferase class I/II-fold pyridoxal phosphate-dependent enzyme; its protein translation is MSLEKIRPQFADTLAALDKQATRKGHERALTAIRPARADFGPRCLLVGYGDREFLRLNSNSYLGLSLHPEVIGAAEEAARRFGAGPGAVRFISGTCLSHTELEEKLARFHDREAGMLMSSAYATVMGVLPQLITEETLVVSDALNHNCIINAIRLAKPAAKAIYRHLDMADLTVKLAEFRGKVRRVVVVTDGVFSMRGDHAPLAELSSLCAELEDSFPEGIITVADDSHGVGVFGPSGRGCEEYTRGRVDILIGTLGKAFGVNGGYMVGDALFRDYLRETAPFYIYSNPITPAEAAAAGKALDILTGSEGGFLLEKLRGLRKFFTDGLTALDYASINGDHPIVPLMLRDTAKTTQLVNHLFAHDILATGLCYPVVPKGDEEIRFQLNASHTTKDLECVLAALQSFRDTP
- a CDS encoding RtcB family protein, which produces MKQIITSEKTKIKLWLDDIDAGAFAQAKNLANLPFVFKHVAVMPDAHQGYGMPIGGVMASEEVVIPNAVGVDIGCGMCAVRTSLATLSTEQLKGVLTEIRRTIPLGFKHHKRGQDRSLMPKSAIPLDELTVIAREYQSALTQLGTLGGGNHFIEIQKGNDGHVWLMVHSGSRNLGFKVANYYNRLAMELNRQWGSKIPPNWQLAFLPISSAAGQIYLHEMRFCVEFAYANRKMMMERVKEAVLSVVQPVFFEPMINIAHNYAAMEVHFGKNVMVHRKGATRAQVGEIGIVPGSQGTPSYIVRGKGNKESFESCAHGAGRKMGRKQAQRQLDLEREKKRLDDQGIIHAIRSVSDLEEAAGAYKDIDAVIENQLDLVEVLVELRPLAVIKG
- a CDS encoding Fur family transcriptional regulator; protein product: MAKKLPQTNLEQKLRAFEQACRKVGLKLTHQRLEIFRELAVACDHPSAETLYKRLQKRMPTLSLDTVYRTLATFEKHHLITKVETVESQARFEADMDLHHHAICRQCGAITDFNWNSFDAVQLPKEISGWGRIDKKNITLHGICGKCANGGRAK
- the katG gene encoding catalase/peroxidase HPI, with the translated sequence MTEPSKCPVTGKTSKQVAGGGTSNRDWWPNQLNLHILHQHSAKSNPLGEEFTYAKEFKKLNLKAIKKDLYRLMTDSQEWWPADWGHYGGLFIRMAWHSAGTYRMGDGRGGAGSGNQRLAPLNSWPDNVNLDKARRLLWPIKQKYGNKISWADLMILTGNCALESMGFKTFGFGGGREDIWEPEEDIYWGSEDTWLGDKRYSGDRDLENPLAAVQMGLIYVNPEGPNGTPDPVASGRDVRETFARMAMNDEETVALVAGGHTFGKCHGAGPASKVGPEPEGAPLEQQGLGWQSSFGSGKGGDTISSGIEGAWKPNPTTWDMGYLKVLLKYEYELVKSPAGAHQWLAKDVAAEDMVADAHDPSKKHRPMMTTADLSLKFDPIYAPIAQRYLANPQEFADAFARAWFKLTHRDMGPRSRYLGPEVPAEELIWQDPVPAAEHKPITAKDIADLKGKILASGLSISQLVSCAWASASTFRGSDKRGGANGARIRLAPQKDWEVNQPAQLKKVLQTLEKIQKAFNSAQSGKKKVTLADLIVLGGCAGVEQAAKKAGHKVVVPFTPGRTDASQKQTDVESFGVLEPKADGFRNYLKSKYAVSAEELLVDRAQLLTLTAPEMTVLVGGMRVLNANFGQSKHGVFTKSPETLSNDFFVNLLDMSTTWKATPGEENVFEGRDRVSGKLKWTGSRVDLIFGANSQLRALAEVYAQNDAAKKFVHDFVAAWNKVMNLDRFDLG